In Papaver somniferum cultivar HN1 chromosome 1, ASM357369v1, whole genome shotgun sequence, a genomic segment contains:
- the LOC113284553 gene encoding probable thiol methyltransferase 2 — MTTTHPKMAEKRGEEDPSNNCAIFSSKVEKMQSIIHEYSAGGWNKCWEQGVTPWDLGQPTPLLLQLLENETLPKGRVLVPGCGAGHDVIAIANPERYVVGLDLSENGLKRAREISSSSPNAKCFEFIEADFFTWSPTEKFDLVFDYTFFCAIEPRMRTSWGTQMHELLKPDGELITLMFPLHTDERGVGPPYKVSAADYEEVLHPWGFKATSIMDNDLAVGQRKGNEKLGRWKRCL, encoded by the exons ATGACAACAACACACCCAAAAATGGCAgaaaaaagaggagaagaagatcCTTCAAATAACTGTGCAATATTTAGTTCCAAGGTGGAAAAAATGCAGAGTATCATACATGAGTACTCCGCAG GTGGTTGGAACAAATGTTGGGAGCAAGGAGTGACACCATGGGATTTGGGTCAGCCAACGCCTCTCCTGCTACAACTTCTTGAGAACGAAACTCTTCCCAAAGGCAGAGTTCTAGTGCCTGGATGTGGGGCT GGCCACGACGTAATTGCAATTGCAAACCCTGAACGCTATGTTGTAGGCCTGGATTTATCGGAAAATGGCCTTAAGAGGGCAAGAGAG ATATCTTCATCATCACCAAATGCAAAATGTTTTGAGTTTATAGAGGCGGACTTCTTCACTTGGAGTCCAACTGAGAAATTTGATCTCGTTTTTGATTATAC GTTTTTCTGTGCGATTGAACCTCGCATGAGAACATCTTGGGGAACACAAATGCATGAGCTGTTGAAACCAGATGGAGAGCTCATAACTCTAATGTTTCCT ttgcaCACTGATGAACGTGGTGTTGGTCCACCTTATAAAGTTTCTGCGGCCGA TTATGAAGAGGTTTTGCATCCTTGGGGATTCAAGGCGACTTCTATAATGGATAACGATCTGGCTGTAGGACAGCGAAAG GGTAACGAGAAGCTTGGGAGATGGAAGAGGTGTCTTTAA